The Salvelinus fontinalis isolate EN_2023a chromosome 36, ASM2944872v1, whole genome shotgun sequence genome window below encodes:
- the LOC129835284 gene encoding N-alpha-acetyltransferase 38, NatC auxiliary subunit-like, which produces MATMIEENGPSTHGRGELSSYSSRARQKLESLLNKNMRIRMTDGRTLVGLFLCTDRDCNVILGSAQEFLKSSDSFSQGEPRVLGLAMIPGHHVVSIEVESDSLVGTQGFGSSH; this is translated from the exons ATGGCAACAATGATTGAAGAAAATGGTCCATCAACTCAT GGGCGGGGCGAACTGTCATCTTACTCCTCCAGAGCACGTCAGAAGCTGGAGAGCCTGCTGAACAAAAACATGAGAATCAGAatgacagacggacggacactGGTGGGACTGTTCCTGTGCACGGACAGAGACTGCAACGTCATCCTGGGGTCCGCTCAGGAGTTCCTCAAATCCTCAG ACTCCTTCTCCCAGGGTGAGCCCAGAGTGCTGGGGTTAGCCATGATTCCCGGCCACCACGTGGTCTCTATCGAGGTGGAATCAGACAGCCTGGTGGGCACACAGGGTTTCGGGTCCAGCCACTGA
- the LOC129835282 gene encoding cytochrome b5 domain-containing protein 1-like: protein MRPTKYFTPTEVSLHNTLGDLWVSYLGKVYDLTPLVNEFKGDVLLKPIIECAGKDISHWFDPKTKDILTHIDPLSGCVKYYTPRGRFVHVPPPCPRTDWTNDFGRPWWRDTQYEVGLLSVKTRWIRIINTLTSQEQGLEVCSEETLNEILQRYLRYNSHAASYTWKHNCVNLDMSKTLEENGIPDEDEDFYNTRMDRDLFSQSICLYFNDDLTEL from the exons ATGCGGCCAACAAAGTATTTCACTCCAACAGAGGTGTCCCTTCATAACACCCTTGGCGACCTGTGGGTGTCATACCTGGGCAAGGTGTACGACTTGACACCATTGGTGAATGAATTTAAAG GGGATGTACTTCTGAAGCCTATCATTGAGTGTGCAGGAAAGGACATCAGTCACTGGTTTGACCCAAAGACAAAAGAT ATTCTGACCCACATTGACCCACTATCTGGGTGTGTGAAATACTACACCCCTAGGGGGCGCTTTGTGCACGTGCCGCCTCCCTGCCCTCGTACTGACTGGACCAATGACTTTGGGCGACCCTGGTGGAGAGATACGCAATATGAGGTGGGACTACTTTCTGTCAAGACCAGGTGGATCCGCATCATCAACACCCTCACATCCCAGGAGCAGGGTCTGGAG gtGTGTTCCGAGGAGACCTTGAATGAGATTCTGCAGCGGTACCTCCGCTACAACTCTCACGCCGCCAGCTACACTTGGAAGCACAACTGTGTCAACCTGGACATGAGTAAAACGCTGGAGGAGAACGGCATCCCTGACGAGGACGAGGACTTCTACAACACACGCATGGACCGTGACCTCTTCTCCCAGTCCATCTGCCTATACTTCAACGACGACCTCACTGAACTTTGA